Proteins from a genomic interval of Bradyrhizobium sp. CCGB01:
- a CDS encoding DUF3830 family protein, with protein MSKLVIRAGDFTFDARFEEQLAPKTVAAFRKALPFESHIIHVRWSGEGVWMPLGDLDFGVGYENHTSYPAPGQIILYPGGISETEILLAYGGVHFASKMGQLAGNHFITLTSGLENLATLGKSVLWKGALPIRFEEV; from the coding sequence ATGAGCAAACTCGTTATCCGCGCCGGTGATTTCACCTTCGATGCCCGCTTCGAGGAGCAGCTGGCGCCCAAGACCGTCGCCGCGTTCCGCAAAGCGCTGCCGTTCGAAAGCCACATCATCCACGTGCGCTGGAGCGGCGAGGGCGTGTGGATGCCCCTCGGCGATCTCGATTTCGGCGTCGGCTACGAGAACCACACCAGCTATCCTGCGCCCGGCCAGATCATCCTCTATCCCGGCGGCATCAGCGAGACCGAGATCCTGCTCGCCTATGGCGGCGTGCACTTCGCCAGCAAGATGGGTCAGCTCGCCGGCAATCACTTCATCACGCTGACCTCGGGCCTGGAGAATCTGGCGACCCTCGGCAAGAGCGTGCTGTGGAAGGGCGCGCTGCCGATCCGCTTCGAGGAAGTCTGA